One uncultured Carboxylicivirga sp. genomic window, AGGCTGTTCCATCGATAATGTATTGATATTTATCAGTCAGAACTGCCATATCTTCCGGCTGAAGAACCATTGATATATTTTTAGTTTCACCTGCTTTTAAATGAATTCTTTTAAATGATTTCAGACTTCTGATAGCTGTTTTAAATTCCATATCTGGATGTGAAACATACAACTGAACCACCTCTTCTCCATCGTATTTACCTGTGTTGGTTACATCAACAGTAACCGTCATTGATGAGCCTGCAAAAACCTCTGAAGGCATTAACAAATTGGAATATTCAAAAGTGGAATAACTTAAACCATGTCCGAAAGCATACAGCGGCTCACCTTTGAAATAACGATAAGTCCTTCCTTCCATATTATAATCTTCAAAATCTGGCAGCTGTTCTGTTGATTTATAAAAAGTAAGAGGTAATCTTCCTGAAGGATTGTAATCACCAAACAATATATCTGCAATAGCTTGACCACCAGCCTGACCTGGATACCATGCTTCCAGAATAGATGGTACATTTTCATTTTCCCAATTAATAGCTAGGGCACTGCCATTCATTAATACTAAAACAGTAGGACGTCCCAAAGCAACAATTTTCCTGATCAGTTCTTGCTGTACCTTTGGTAATCCAATTTCAACTCTGTCGCCGCCGGCAAACCCTTCTACTTCCACTTTCATCTCTTCACCTTCAAGCAGAGGGCTTAACCCCATGCATAAAATTACAGCATCAGCATTACCAGCTGCTTTTAAGGCTTCAACCTGTAAGTTATCATTAGGTGCCTCCCATAATAACTGAGCGAAAGCGTACTCAGAGTTTTTATGACTGAAATTACATTTGATTTTATATTTCTTTCCTGCTTCCAAAACCATTTGAACGTACTTTTTTGCCGGATCATGTTCACTTTCCTGCTCACAAATCGGTTCATCATCCAGCCATACATTAAATGAATTAAAACCTTGTCCTCCAATTGTATATTCACCCGTTTTCTCAGGCACCAGAAAACCAGTCCAGACAGCACTGAATTCGTCACCGTTCACCGATTCACCAGGACCTTTATCCCACCATTGGAAATCCAGATTTGAATCAATTCGGGTAATCACAGGCTCTCCTTCAAAAACCGAATTATTGAAATACTCAGCTTTCAAACCTTTTTCTGTTAAAGACTCATCTGAATACAAGAATTCACCAGGAATAGCTTCCAAATAAGGCAGTTCATTTGCATGTTTACAACCTAACGCATAAATAACATCAGCATCCGGTAATTTTTCACTGATTCCTTTAAACGGAGTAATCGGTTCAGCAGGATAACCATTGTAGTTTCCTAAAAGAGCCTCCTGGTGTTCGGCATTGGGTCCAATCACAGCAATTTTCTTCAAACTTTTGGATAAAGGCAGAAGGTCATTATCATTTTTTAATAATACCATTGATTTCCGTGCTGCATTCAGAGCTAACAGACGATGTTGTTCCGAATCAATAATATCTTCAGAAATTGAAGCATAAGGCACTTGACTATCATCATCAAACATTCCCAATTTCATACGAGCTAAAAACAATCGCTTCACAGAGATATCAATGTCAGATTCATTCACATACCCTTTTTCCACTGCCTCAACTAAAGCAGGATATGAATTTCCACAATTTAAATCTGTTCCTGCTCTTAGCGACATTGCTGCCGCTTCTGCTTTCGTATTAACAACCTCATGTGCATTCTGAGTATAAAAATCAGCCACAGCCCAGCAATCAGAAACGATATAACCATCGAAATGCCATTGATTTCTTAACAAATTACTCAATCGCTCATTTCCACAACAGGGTAATCCATTCAACCTGTTATAGGCACACATAACTGAATAAACATCCGCTTCTTCAACTGCTTTCTTAAACTGTGGAGAATAAGTCTCCAGAAAATCATATTCTGATGGTATGGCATTAAAACTATGCCTGTTAGATTCAGGTCCGCTGTGTACCGCAAAATGCTTGGCTGTTGCTACCAGTTTAAGATAAACATAATCATTTCCCTGAAGTCCTTTAATATAGGCCACACCTAGCTCTCCTGATAGATAAGGATCTTCTCCGTATGTCTCCATACCTCTTCCCCATCGCGGATCACGAAAGATATTAATGTTAGGCGTCCAAAATGTCAAGCCATGATAAATCCCTCTTTTACCTTCTTTCTGATATTTATGGTATTTAGCCCTTGCTTCATCTGAAACGGCATTTGCTATCTCATACATCAATTCATCATCCCACATAGCTGCCATCCCAATTGCCTGTGGAAAAACAGTTGCCAAACCCGAACGACCAACACCATGCAAACATTCATTCCACCAATTATATTCAGGTATATTCAAATGAGGTATAGCTGGCGATTCATATTGCAATTGACTTACTTTTTCTTCCAAAGTCATTTTAGCTACCAAATCATCGACTCTTTGTTCAAAACTTGAAGAACGATCTGTGTTTTGATTTGAATTATTGCATCCCCATAGAACAAGAAAGAGTAAAAAACAGATTTGAAAACACCTTTTAGTTAGCATAAGCGGATTTTAAAATTTTGATAAAACTGAATACTTCAAATTTAACAGCAATTAACCAATTAACTATTTTCTTAGCGTAACAACAAGTTTACATTTAGTTAAGCCATTTATACTCTCGTTACATAAATTTTAATGTACGTTACATTAGTTGCAAATAGCAGTAAAAACAAAAACGGCCTTCTTTTCCTATTGTTAATTTTTGTTACTTTAGAATTCAGTTTTTCCAAAAATGGATTATGCGATCAGCTTTCATCTTTCTGTTTATTGTTTTTATTTCAATTTCAACATCCTCTCTAGGTCAGAAAAAAAGACTTTTCGATTTCAACGAAGGTTTATCCAATAGTCTGATAAATGAGGTGTATCAGGATCATATTGGATTTATATGGGTAGCAACAGAAGATGGATTAAACCGATTTGATGGTATTAAATTTAAATCGTTTAATGGAAAACAAAAAAGCTTAAAAGCTAATTTCGTCACAGCCATTTATGAGGATAAAACTGGAAAACTCTGGGTAGGTCAGATTAACGGATTACAGGTATACAACCCAATAACTGAAACATTCGAAGAAATTAAAGTTTATATCAATGATCAGCAAATCCACCCCTATATTAGTGGTATTGAAGAGGCCTCAAATGGAGATATCTGGGTAACAACATCCCGCTATGGTCTGCTAAAAATAGAAAATGAATCAAAGCGTCCCAGATATTCAACACGATTGAATCAACAGCTTTGTAGTTTTTATCTTGAATGTATTCATATCGATCGTGACGGCATAATCTGGATTGGCTCTGACAACAATGGGGTAAACTCATATAACCCTGAGACGGGAGAAATTTTAAAGTTTTCAGAGACAGAGAAAGAACCCAATCACATTCCGGGAAACGACATAACTGACATTAGCGAAGATAACAGAGGCAATATTTACATTGCCAGTTTAAAGGCAGGTCTAACCAGATATAACAAGCAAACAGGTAAATTCAAGAAAATAACAACTGCCAACAAACAAAACTTACCGGTTAAATCACTTTTATTCGATTCAAAAAAAAGACTATGGGTTGGAACCGATGGGAAAGGATTATTACGATTAAATAATCAAACTGATGAACTGGAGCAGATGAATCCGGGTAGTTCTTCATTCGATTTCTCAAGAAGTAAAATTCACTCAATTATTGAAGATAATGTTGGTAATATCTGGTTAGGCATATTTCAAAAAGGATTGTTCCTGTTTCCTGAATCCCCTGAGATGTTTAATCATTATGGATATCGTGCATTTAGTGCGAACAGTATTGGTTCTAACTGCATCACTGCACTGGAGGGATCGGATCATACTTTATGGATCGGAACAGACGGTGATGGCATTTATAAATTAGACCGCACAAAAAACAGTATTGAACCCATTGAACTTAGAAATAAAAAAGGCGAAAGAGAAGGAAATAACGTATTGAGTTTATATGATTCAGAAGATGATAATTTATGGATTGGAACCTATTTTAACGGATTACTTCGTTATAATACAAGAACTAAACAGCTAAAATCTTATACAAACGATCCTGAAAACAAGCTCTCGTTAATAAACGATAAAGTTACAGCCATCAAACCAGGTAAAAATAATGATCTTTGGCTGGCTACTTTAGGTGGTGGAATATGCCGTTATAATGCCAATGATGGAACATTTAAAGTAGGTTTGAACTGGTCCGACTCACTAAACCAATTAATTCCCAAATGGGTTAACGATATTCACATTGACAATGAAAATAACTTCTGGATTGGAACTTATGATGGATTAGTTTATGCTCAACCCGAAAAGAATGAAATAAAAATTTTTACTACAGAAAATAACTTCCTCCCGCACAATGTTGTTTACAGCCTGGTTTCAGATTCAAATGAAAATATTTGGGCAGGCACTTATGGTGGTTTGGTTCGAATAAACACTCATAATTTTACTTCCGAGTTATTTACTACCGAAAATGGTTTAGGCAGCGATGTGATTTGCAGCATTATTGAAGACGAGAGAAAACAGGTTTGGATAAGTACACATAACGGTTTAAGTCGTTTTAATCCTTCCGACACCACCTTTACGACCTATTATGCATCGGATGGTTTACAGTCCAATGAATTTTCGAGAAATGCAGTTTATCAGTCAGATAACAATGAATTGTTTTTTGGAGGTATAAATGGTGTAACTGAAGTTAAAAAAGATTATTTCAACTATTCCAGGAACATCCGTGATGTAATGCTTACTGAGTTTCATCGTTTTGGTAATCCTGTTGAGATTGGTGAAAAAACAGGTAAACATATCATTTTGAACCGTTCCATTGTAATGGCAGATACCATCCATTTAACTGAACGTGACAATGTTTTCTCTATTAGTTTTACATCTGTTGAATTAGCCAATCAAAGCCGCATCAGCTATGAGTATAAAATGGAGGGATTTGACACCAACTGGAATGCCAGCAATTCATTAAGCCGTACAGCTACCTACACCAATCTAAGTCATGGAACCTATCATTTTTATGTTCGGGGTGTTGATAAAGAACAATATTCCACACCCCGCAAACTGACAATTATAATATATCCACCCTGGTACAAAACATGGTGGGCAAAGGTGTTATGGATTGCACTGGGATTTTTCTTTTTGTACGCAATTATCTTATTCAATAAAGAAAAAGTTTTGCGTGTTGAGGCTGAAAGAACCAACGAAAATAAAATGCAATTTTTTATCAATATATCCCATGAAATTAAAACTCCTCTTACTTTAATTTTGGATCCGTTGGATAAACTTTTGAAAAAGAAATCCAACGATGAAACAATGCGTTTGTATCAAACAATGCACCTGAATGCCAATCGTATTCATCGTTTGGTAAGTCAGCTATTGGATGTTAGAAAAATTGATAAGGGTCAACTACTTATCAAATACCAGAAAACCAACCTGTATGAGATAGTGAAAGAAGTTGCTAATTCTTATGAATTACTAGCTGAAAACAAAGGAATAGATTTTCGTATTGAATGTAATCACAAAGATTTGGAAGTATGGATTGATCCCTTAAATTTCGAGAAAGTTATTCTGAACCTTCTTTCCAACGCTTTCAAATATACTCCCTCCGGAGGAACAGTAGAGATTGCCATTGACCCGATTACCAGAAAAAATTCAAAGAAGGAAGAATTCAGCCATGTTGAAATAAAAGTATCAGATACCGGTATCGGCTTGAAAAAATCCGATCTTGAAAAAATATTTAATCGCTTTTATCAGGCTTCATCCAAAGAAAACCTGTATAATACCGGCACCGGCATTGGCCTCCACCTTTCAAGATCATTAGTTGAATTGCACAAAGGAAAACTATATGCCGAAAGCAAAACAAATGGCAATGGAACCAACTTTATTGTTGTTTTACCTCTTGGCAATAGTCATCTACCCAAAAGAGATATCTTACAATCCGATAATTTTATCCCAACACCCGCAGATGTTCTTCCTGTTGAAGATGCAGTTATCCCAATACAATCAAACAACAACGAAAAGCATCTGACAAACTACAAGATATTAGTAGTGGATGATGAAGATGAGATTAGAAATTATCTTTTGCAGGAATTAAGCGCATTGTATGTTGTAACTGTATGTGAAAATGGTTCACAAGCCATGGAAATTATCAAAGATGATAAACCAGATTTAATCATCAGTGACATAATGATGCCGGTTATGGACGGTATCACATTTTGCAAAAAGATAAAAGGAAACATCGCAACCAGCCATATACCGGTAATTTTATTAACTGCTTTATCAAAAGACGAAGACCGGGCCGAAGGTATTGAAACAGGTGCTGATATGTATCTTCTTAAACCATTTAACAGCGATTTCTTAAAGAAAACAATAGCCAATCTAATTGAAAACAGAAGAAGAATTTATCTTCAACTTTCACAAAAATCAAATAATCATCCAATTGAAGAAATTAAATTAAAATCGCACGATGAGGTATTAATGCAGAAAATAATGGCTGTAGTAAAGGAAAATCTTTCGGATGGGGAACTGAATGTTGAAATGTTAGCCGATGCTGTCGGAATCAGTCGTGTTCATATGCATCGTAAACTAAAAGAACTAACCAATCAATCTGCACGGGATTTCATTAAGAATATCAGAATGAAGCAGGCAGCCTATATACTTACCAATAAAAAACTGAATATTAGTGAAGTGGCATACGAAGTGGGATATTCCAATCTATCCCATTTCTCCAGCTCATTTAAGTCATTTTATGGTGTATCCCCAAAAGAATATGTGAGAAATAACGCAACCGAAAATTATTCTTAGCTCATAATTTAAATAATATGACACTTTTTCTACTAAAGTTTCAACCTACTTATTAAGTGTTAAATATTTTTAGAGAAACACTAAATTCATTTACCACTGCATTACAGATAGTTACGCCAGGATGTAACTATTTATACTGATTGCCTTTATCCTACATAATCAATTAGCGCTCCAAATTATAGCACATTCATTTATTGAATTATTACTACATTTAATATTAGAAAACACCCTCCATTTGAACATTAGGAATAAATCCAACTGAATGAAAAAACTTTTACTTTTACTTTTATTGCTTACTTATATTTCAGGTTATTCGCAGGAGCAGCTTACAAATATTCCAACCTTATATATAGAAACACTGAATGCTGCGCCTATTGAAAGCACAGAAGAATATGTTCCGGGGACTGCAACTTTACTTAGTTCAGATGCCACTGAAGAATTTACAAATAAAGAGATAGAAATACGAGGCAGAGGTAACTCAACCTGGGGATTTGAGAAAAAGCCATATCGACTGAAATTCACAAGCAAGTTCAACTTTTTAAACTTACCAGCCAAAGCTAAAAGCTGGGTTTTATTAGCAAATTACAGCGATAAATCGTTGATAAGAAATGGAATTGCTTTTGAAATAAGCCGTTTCATTGATATGCCATTTACTTCATCGGCCCGTTATATCGATGTTGTTTTGAATGGAGAATTCATTGGTAATTATATGGTTGCAGATCAAATTGAGGTTCGCACCAATCGTGTGGATGTTGAAACCTTAACCATTGACGATACCGAAATGCCTCTGATAACAGGTGGTTATCTTCTTGAACTGGATGGCTTTGCCTATACCGAAGATAATTGGTTCGAAACCAACAGAAATACGCCGATCACTATCAAATATCCTAAAATAGAGGATATCAACACACAACAACAGGAATATATCACCAATTATACAAAAACATTTGAAGACCGTCTCTTTGATTCTCCTTTTGATGATCCGGAACAAAGTTACAGATTGATGGTTGATACAGCTTCGCTTGTAAACTGGTACATTGCTTGTGAGCTTACAGGTAACTCCGACTCATTCTGGAGTCAGTATATTTCAAAAAAGAGAAACGATGATAAGTTCTACTTCGGTCCGTTATGGGACTTTGACATCGCCTTTAATAACGATGACCGACTGGGTGACGCCACTGAAAAATTAATGCGTGAATATGCCCATACTCTTGTTTCAGGTCAGACTCTTTGGATTCAACAAATGTATAAAGATGTTTGGTTTGCTGAAGA contains:
- a CDS encoding glycoside hydrolase family 3 C-terminal domain-containing protein produces the protein MLTKRCFQICFLLFLVLWGCNNSNQNTDRSSSFEQRVDDLVAKMTLEEKVSQLQYESPAIPHLNIPEYNWWNECLHGVGRSGLATVFPQAIGMAAMWDDELMYEIANAVSDEARAKYHKYQKEGKRGIYHGLTFWTPNINIFRDPRWGRGMETYGEDPYLSGELGVAYIKGLQGNDYVYLKLVATAKHFAVHSGPESNRHSFNAIPSEYDFLETYSPQFKKAVEEADVYSVMCAYNRLNGLPCCGNERLSNLLRNQWHFDGYIVSDCWAVADFYTQNAHEVVNTKAEAAAMSLRAGTDLNCGNSYPALVEAVEKGYVNESDIDISVKRLFLARMKLGMFDDDSQVPYASISEDIIDSEQHRLLALNAARKSMVLLKNDNDLLPLSKSLKKIAVIGPNAEHQEALLGNYNGYPAEPITPFKGISEKLPDADVIYALGCKHANELPYLEAIPGEFLYSDESLTEKGLKAEYFNNSVFEGEPVITRIDSNLDFQWWDKGPGESVNGDEFSAVWTGFLVPEKTGEYTIGGQGFNSFNVWLDDEPICEQESEHDPAKKYVQMVLEAGKKYKIKCNFSHKNSEYAFAQLLWEAPNDNLQVEALKAAGNADAVILCMGLSPLLEGEEMKVEVEGFAGGDRVEIGLPKVQQELIRKIVALGRPTVLVLMNGSALAINWENENVPSILEAWYPGQAGGQAIADILFGDYNPSGRLPLTFYKSTEQLPDFEDYNMEGRTYRYFKGEPLYAFGHGLSYSTFEYSNLLMPSEVFAGSSMTVTVDVTNTGKYDGEEVVQLYVSHPDMEFKTAIRSLKSFKRIHLKAGETKNISMVLQPEDMAVLTDKYQYIIDGTAFKISVGGSQPSEQSIIEKNTIESDVNIQLINNEVLVLK
- a CDS encoding CotH kinase family protein, with protein sequence MKKLLLLLLLLTYISGYSQEQLTNIPTLYIETLNAAPIESTEEYVPGTATLLSSDATEEFTNKEIEIRGRGNSTWGFEKKPYRLKFTSKFNFLNLPAKAKSWVLLANYSDKSLIRNGIAFEISRFIDMPFTSSARYIDVVLNGEFIGNYMVADQIEVRTNRVDVETLTIDDTEMPLITGGYLLELDGFAYTEDNWFETNRNTPITIKYPKIEDINTQQQEYITNYTKTFEDRLFDSPFDDPEQSYRLMVDTASLVNWYIACELTGNSDSFWSQYISKKRNDDKFYFGPLWDFDIAFNNDDRLGDATEKLMREYAHTLVSGQTLWIQQMYKDVWFAEEVIKRWNTIVDSGIEEYLLDYIAQTEELLDASQQQNFVKWDILGEKVYRNQFWFPTYAQEIDFLRSYVMDRIEFLNSQFTYDNLPSQPFEAEEYYYRIYNKRTENSIDVNNESLNGKLVSWQSDNNIETQNWEINKVDDQYFQIVNKLTGYAMRGNGRVNSLIQVIPDTNDDAQLWEFEPILTGNVYGIINKQSGYSIDNSGGSYANGNPIIEYDNQIDANQNQQWYFVKTTAINGGSTPVDVTDMTEIKAWYDRTSSSIMYEAPDQLTDLAVYQISGKLLISEKVSGKGFISVQNLANGVYIIKLGGQSFKFAK
- a CDS encoding two-component regulator propeller domain-containing protein, yielding MRSAFIFLFIVFISISTSSLGQKKRLFDFNEGLSNSLINEVYQDHIGFIWVATEDGLNRFDGIKFKSFNGKQKSLKANFVTAIYEDKTGKLWVGQINGLQVYNPITETFEEIKVYINDQQIHPYISGIEEASNGDIWVTTSRYGLLKIENESKRPRYSTRLNQQLCSFYLECIHIDRDGIIWIGSDNNGVNSYNPETGEILKFSETEKEPNHIPGNDITDISEDNRGNIYIASLKAGLTRYNKQTGKFKKITTANKQNLPVKSLLFDSKKRLWVGTDGKGLLRLNNQTDELEQMNPGSSSFDFSRSKIHSIIEDNVGNIWLGIFQKGLFLFPESPEMFNHYGYRAFSANSIGSNCITALEGSDHTLWIGTDGDGIYKLDRTKNSIEPIELRNKKGEREGNNVLSLYDSEDDNLWIGTYFNGLLRYNTRTKQLKSYTNDPENKLSLINDKVTAIKPGKNNDLWLATLGGGICRYNANDGTFKVGLNWSDSLNQLIPKWVNDIHIDNENNFWIGTYDGLVYAQPEKNEIKIFTTENNFLPHNVVYSLVSDSNENIWAGTYGGLVRINTHNFTSELFTTENGLGSDVICSIIEDERKQVWISTHNGLSRFNPSDTTFTTYYASDGLQSNEFSRNAVYQSDNNELFFGGINGVTEVKKDYFNYSRNIRDVMLTEFHRFGNPVEIGEKTGKHIILNRSIVMADTIHLTERDNVFSISFTSVELANQSRISYEYKMEGFDTNWNASNSLSRTATYTNLSHGTYHFYVRGVDKEQYSTPRKLTIIIYPPWYKTWWAKVLWIALGFFFLYAIILFNKEKVLRVEAERTNENKMQFFINISHEIKTPLTLILDPLDKLLKKKSNDETMRLYQTMHLNANRIHRLVSQLLDVRKIDKGQLLIKYQKTNLYEIVKEVANSYELLAENKGIDFRIECNHKDLEVWIDPLNFEKVILNLLSNAFKYTPSGGTVEIAIDPITRKNSKKEEFSHVEIKVSDTGIGLKKSDLEKIFNRFYQASSKENLYNTGTGIGLHLSRSLVELHKGKLYAESKTNGNGTNFIVVLPLGNSHLPKRDILQSDNFIPTPADVLPVEDAVIPIQSNNNEKHLTNYKILVVDDEDEIRNYLLQELSALYVVTVCENGSQAMEIIKDDKPDLIISDIMMPVMDGITFCKKIKGNIATSHIPVILLTALSKDEDRAEGIETGADMYLLKPFNSDFLKKTIANLIENRRRIYLQLSQKSNNHPIEEIKLKSHDEVLMQKIMAVVKENLSDGELNVEMLADAVGISRVHMHRKLKELTNQSARDFIKNIRMKQAAYILTNKKLNISEVAYEVGYSNLSHFSSSFKSFYGVSPKEYVRNNATENYS